From one Idiomarina sp. X4 genomic stretch:
- a CDS encoding EAL domain-containing protein has protein sequence MSGSNIIELRQSVNRLDALNDNITLVTAAGQLVGTLQRERGLSVLITDTGTERLRSRLVQSRERTNQQLINLKQKLGSVDITSETKALHQGLKLATDALGQLPVMRERVDNKQATPDEILQFYTAIIRQTNSQLNELARDLSIVSLSREVNAYFILNRLRELLGQERVIVGKALLNGKMSHEDIRQLAYNAGRQRSLLIGFESQTSVEPDGELSVLTTEFRQKLLATRTPNELLQDMDADVWIAQQTQLIATVQDVEQRLITSIKETATSSYESSLSELWRYVIISPLVLLTALFLSWLILRYVRRQIMLADSVFQYTQDRITITDADGRILDVNPAFTRITGYKKREVLGKNPRFLKSGSQGKSFYRSMFQQLIKDGFWQGELWNRRKNGEFYAELASMSAIKNKRGEVQNFVGISSDVTERAFAHKEELEFRTYHDALTGLPNILLVRDRLEHALSIAGRKGDMVVVASIDVDNFKNINAQFGHAVGDKVIEQLARRLNATIRDGDTVGRLSGDEFLLVIEGGESELQVNEVLERIKSELSETITVGSYIMDITVSMGVTAYPQDNNDADTLIRHSSQSLHQAKRNGRDRITWFDTQREQAQTQLTQLIKRMELAMSNNELELFYQPKVNMKTCEVIGVEALLRWRDPERGLVPPGDFLPLIEEHPFSIDVGNWVLDAALKQVNEWRSQGIELPVSVNINALQLLDDEFLDSVNTHLRHYPNVSPQFLEIEVLESAAIGKINVAAEVLAKCKKMGIAVSLDDFGTGFAALDYLKRLPAQTLKIDQSFVRDMMTDDGDLAIVKGIIGLADAFNFNIIAEGVETEQQGKTLVELGCVLGQGYGIAKPMPANEVLPWLKNWKCPEGWGGYEGL, from the coding sequence ATGTCTGGCTCTAACATTATAGAGCTGCGACAGTCGGTTAATCGGCTGGATGCGCTGAATGATAATATCACGCTGGTCACAGCGGCCGGTCAGCTCGTCGGCACATTACAACGTGAACGTGGCTTGAGTGTGCTCATTACAGACACCGGCACTGAACGCTTACGTTCGCGGTTAGTGCAAAGCCGTGAGAGAACGAACCAGCAGCTGATAAACCTAAAGCAAAAGCTGGGTTCAGTAGATATTACGTCGGAAACCAAAGCGCTTCACCAGGGCTTAAAACTCGCGACTGACGCGCTGGGACAGCTACCGGTTATGCGTGAACGTGTCGATAATAAACAAGCGACCCCTGATGAAATACTTCAGTTTTATACTGCGATTATTCGGCAAACCAATAGCCAGTTGAATGAGTTAGCACGCGACTTATCGATAGTGAGCCTCTCACGCGAAGTAAATGCTTACTTTATTTTAAACCGACTTCGAGAGTTACTCGGACAAGAGCGTGTCATTGTCGGTAAAGCGCTGTTAAACGGCAAAATGAGCCACGAAGACATTCGTCAGTTGGCTTATAACGCTGGTCGACAACGCAGCTTGCTGATTGGCTTTGAAAGTCAGACCTCGGTGGAGCCGGACGGTGAGTTGTCCGTGTTAACAACTGAGTTTCGGCAAAAGCTACTCGCAACACGAACGCCGAATGAGTTACTTCAGGACATGGACGCTGACGTGTGGATAGCTCAGCAGACGCAGCTTATTGCGACCGTTCAGGATGTTGAGCAACGGTTAATCACGAGCATTAAAGAAACAGCGACGAGTTCTTATGAGTCGTCTCTCAGCGAGTTATGGCGTTACGTCATTATATCGCCATTGGTGTTGCTGACTGCACTGTTCTTAAGCTGGCTCATTCTGCGCTATGTGCGTCGCCAAATAATGTTGGCAGACTCCGTTTTTCAATACACACAAGATCGCATTACCATCACTGATGCCGATGGCCGAATTCTGGATGTGAACCCGGCCTTTACGCGCATTACCGGCTATAAAAAACGCGAAGTGCTGGGTAAAAACCCCCGGTTCTTAAAGTCCGGGAGTCAGGGGAAATCGTTTTATCGTTCTATGTTCCAGCAGCTAATAAAAGACGGCTTCTGGCAAGGTGAGCTGTGGAACCGTCGTAAGAACGGCGAGTTTTATGCTGAGCTGGCGTCCATGAGCGCTATTAAGAATAAACGTGGCGAAGTACAAAACTTTGTGGGCATTAGTTCTGACGTAACAGAACGAGCGTTTGCCCATAAGGAGGAATTAGAATTCAGAACCTACCACGACGCTCTGACCGGGCTTCCTAATATCTTACTTGTACGAGACCGCCTGGAACACGCATTGAGCATTGCTGGTCGTAAAGGCGACATGGTCGTGGTCGCGTCTATCGACGTCGATAATTTCAAAAATATCAACGCTCAGTTTGGCCATGCGGTGGGTGATAAAGTCATAGAACAGCTTGCCCGGCGGCTCAACGCCACCATACGCGATGGCGATACGGTCGGAAGGCTCAGCGGCGATGAATTTTTATTGGTCATTGAAGGTGGAGAGAGTGAACTGCAGGTGAATGAGGTTCTCGAGCGAATAAAGTCCGAGCTCTCTGAAACCATTACCGTTGGCTCTTACATCATGGACATTACCGTCAGTATGGGCGTTACTGCGTATCCGCAGGACAACAACGATGCCGATACCCTTATTCGCCATTCCAGCCAGTCACTGCATCAGGCAAAACGTAACGGCCGCGACCGCATAACTTGGTTTGATACTCAAAGAGAGCAAGCGCAGACCCAGTTAACGCAGCTCATTAAGCGGATGGAACTGGCTATGAGCAATAATGAACTCGAGTTGTTTTACCAGCCTAAAGTCAATATGAAAACCTGCGAGGTAATTGGCGTTGAGGCGCTTCTGCGTTGGCGCGACCCTGAACGAGGTCTGGTGCCACCGGGAGACTTCCTGCCTCTTATTGAAGAGCATCCGTTCTCCATTGATGTCGGCAACTGGGTGCTCGACGCAGCCCTGAAGCAGGTGAATGAATGGCGTTCACAGGGCATTGAGCTGCCGGTGAGCGTTAATATTAACGCGCTGCAACTGCTGGACGACGAGTTCCTGGACTCTGTAAACACTCACTTGCGCCATTACCCCAATGTGTCACCGCAGTTTCTTGAAATAGAAGTGCTGGAAAGCGCCGCCATTGGCAAAATTAATGTGGCCGCCGAGGTGCTGGCGAAATGCAAAAAAATGGGTATAGCCGTGTCATTGGATGACTTTGGAACCGGCTTTGCCGCACTCGATTACCTGAAGCGCTTGCCGGCACAAACGCTTAAAATAGACCAAAGCTTTGTGCGCGATATGATGACAGACGACGGCGACCTGGCCATTGTGAAAGGTATTATTGGCCTTGCCGACGCCTTTAACTTCAACATTATTGCCGAAGGCGTCGAAACCGAGCAGCAAGGTAAAACACTGGTTGAGTTAGGCTGCGTGCTGGGTCAGGGGTACGGCATTGCGAAACCCATGCCGGCGAACGAAGTACTGCCATGGCTTAAAAACTGGAAATGCCCTGAAGGTTGGGGTGGGTATGAGGGTTTGTGA
- a CDS encoding cupin domain-containing protein: protein MPHKPINFKEKLSLFSEQWSPKVIAEMNDYQFKVVKLQGDFVWHDHKDTDETFIVLSGRLRIDFRDGHVDLSEGEMYVVPKGIEHKPYAEQEAQVLLIEPRGVVNTGDETGSKTAENDVWI from the coding sequence ATGCCGCACAAACCGATAAACTTCAAAGAAAAACTGAGCCTGTTTAGCGAGCAATGGTCGCCGAAGGTGATTGCCGAGATGAACGATTACCAGTTCAAAGTGGTAAAGCTGCAAGGTGACTTTGTCTGGCATGACCATAAAGACACCGATGAAACCTTCATCGTGCTTTCGGGGCGTCTGCGCATCGACTTCAGAGACGGTCACGTCGATCTGTCGGAAGGTGAAATGTATGTAGTGCCGAAGGGCATTGAACATAAGCCTTACGCCGAACAAGAAGCCCAGGTGTTACTGATAGAGCCACGAGGTGTAGTTAACACTGGTGATGAAACAGGTAGTAAAACTGCTGAGAATGACGTTTGGATTTGA
- a CDS encoding DUF4917 family protein, which translates to MITFEEAIATVEEGEKPSVLLGNGFSRAWDDSIFNYANLLEAADFDAREAEIRALFDRCGTYDFEVVMRALVSAKAVLESYGGNGPLLETIERDQQLLKDALISAISNTHPSRPNEIADKQFTSARRYLSRFNQVFTVNYDLLFYWARNMVNLPPEAYLTDDGFRVGCKWRGHGTNQEVHFLHGGLHIFDRGSVIEKHAYSEARTSIVDLVRRNLVDGRFPLFVSEPSAEKKKARIEHNPYLDFCFRALRKSSGTFFIQGHSIDEGDKHIFEQLKRSQVEKFYVSIFGDENTEENTRIKANARAYLESGISEVEFFDAQSVAIWEE; encoded by the coding sequence ATGATTACTTTCGAAGAAGCAATCGCTACCGTTGAGGAGGGCGAAAAGCCCTCGGTTCTGCTTGGAAACGGCTTTTCTCGAGCTTGGGATGATAGTATCTTTAATTACGCTAATCTCTTGGAGGCAGCAGACTTCGACGCGCGAGAAGCAGAGATTCGAGCTCTATTCGACCGTTGCGGAACCTACGATTTCGAGGTGGTTATGAGGGCACTGGTCTCGGCTAAAGCAGTTTTGGAATCATACGGTGGAAACGGCCCGCTGCTAGAGACGATTGAGAGAGACCAGCAGCTTCTAAAGGATGCGTTAATTTCCGCTATTTCTAACACACATCCGAGCCGACCGAACGAAATAGCCGATAAGCAGTTCACTTCGGCGCGCAGGTATTTGTCGCGATTCAACCAAGTTTTTACAGTCAACTACGATCTGCTGTTTTACTGGGCGAGGAATATGGTCAACCTTCCACCAGAAGCATACTTGACTGATGACGGGTTTCGGGTCGGTTGCAAATGGCGCGGGCATGGCACAAACCAAGAGGTGCATTTCTTACACGGTGGACTACATATTTTCGACCGAGGATCTGTAATTGAAAAGCATGCTTACTCTGAGGCAAGAACCAGTATCGTGGATCTTGTGCGGCGCAACCTTGTTGACGGCAGATTTCCTTTGTTCGTCTCAGAACCCTCGGCGGAGAAGAAAAAGGCGCGAATAGAGCATAATCCCTACCTCGACTTTTGTTTTCGAGCTCTTCGTAAGTCCAGCGGTACATTCTTCATCCAAGGCCACTCAATTGACGAGGGAGACAAACACATCTTTGAACAACTGAAGCGAAGTCAGGTGGAAAAGTTCTACGTTAGCATATTTGGGGACGAGAATACTGAAGAGAACACTCGTATCAAAGCCAATGCGCGCGCCTATTTGGAGTCGGGCATCTCGGAAGTGGAATTTTTTGATGCACAGTCTGTTGCTATCTGGGAAGAATAA
- a CDS encoding HNH endonuclease has product MDYLSLFRMPTPMKITGRSSSITNSFINSIIPIIVPTNEQVKEALEILGMDHDSFQCAYCGATASEWDHLRPLVLNKKPTGYISEIHNLVPACGKCNQSKGNKPWSAWITSDAKLSPKSRGVRDLSQRIEKLKKYEAWLEPTKIDFESVVGKEKWAQHWANWESVQKTMREAQTLATEINETIAKAYVKL; this is encoded by the coding sequence ATGGATTACTTATCACTATTCAGAATGCCAACGCCGATGAAAATTACGGGAAGGTCCTCAAGCATCACGAACTCGTTTATTAACTCAATTATTCCAATAATTGTTCCAACAAATGAGCAAGTTAAAGAGGCGCTAGAGATTCTGGGTATGGACCACGATAGCTTTCAATGCGCCTACTGTGGCGCTACAGCTTCGGAATGGGATCATTTGCGGCCTTTGGTACTTAACAAAAAGCCAACGGGATATATTTCCGAAATCCATAACTTGGTTCCTGCATGTGGTAAATGTAATCAATCAAAAGGCAACAAGCCTTGGAGTGCATGGATTACTAGCGATGCAAAACTGTCTCCAAAATCCCGAGGAGTTAGAGATCTTAGTCAGCGTATCGAAAAGTTGAAAAAATATGAGGCATGGCTTGAGCCAACAAAAATAGATTTTGAGTCTGTGGTAGGAAAAGAAAAATGGGCTCAGCATTGGGCTAATTGGGAATCAGTACAAAAAACTATGCGTGAGGCGCAAACGTTAGCAACAGAAATCAACGAAACCATAGCAAAAGCATATGTAAAACTATAG
- a CDS encoding DUF5343 domain-containing protein, whose product MADNLPYSTSVGVLEKVLEKIKTASVPERVTQNFLNTKLGLKGGSANASIPFMKKMGFVASDGSPTELYSEFRNPKKSRIAVGKAFKDLYARLYEMNEYVHDASDDEVLGLIVQSTGGEKDSRVTQQTLSTFNMLRKLADFDTETLEAEESEHDRLDEQKHLNQSVPLPQFNHGSSGSSKGKSINLAYTINLNLPATKDIEVFNAIFKSLKQHILDD is encoded by the coding sequence ATGGCGGATAACCTACCGTATAGCACTTCTGTCGGCGTACTTGAAAAAGTACTCGAAAAAATTAAAACTGCATCTGTTCCTGAGCGTGTTACTCAAAATTTTTTAAATACAAAATTGGGGTTAAAGGGTGGCTCCGCAAATGCTTCTATCCCGTTTATGAAAAAAATGGGCTTTGTTGCTAGTGATGGCTCACCAACGGAACTCTATAGTGAGTTTCGTAACCCGAAGAAGTCGCGTATTGCTGTAGGCAAAGCGTTCAAAGACCTTTACGCTCGTCTTTATGAAATGAATGAGTATGTACATGACGCTTCTGATGATGAAGTCCTTGGTTTAATTGTCCAATCTACAGGTGGAGAAAAAGACTCACGTGTGACGCAGCAGACGCTATCAACTTTTAATATGCTCAGGAAGTTAGCAGACTTTGATACTGAGACTTTAGAAGCTGAGGAGAGTGAGCACGACAGGCTAGACGAGCAAAAGCATTTAAATCAGTCAGTGCCATTACCACAGTTCAATCATGGCTCTTCAGGTAGCTCGAAAGGAAAGTCAATTAACTTAGCGTATACGATCAATTTGAATTTGCCGGCAACTAAAGATATTGAAGTATTCAATGCAATATTTAAAAGCCTAAAACAACACATATTGGATGATTAG
- a CDS encoding Swt1 family HEPN domain-containing protein codes for MSFEDKVKSFGMTNMLLEADLDDVEKSFDIELREKREKSEQVKDIEQAYVPQFEENLRKEAQYMARNYELFYCLEKTIRQQISELLEASEEADWWHEKYIPQHIVGEVNKRIQREREAGITPRSFDPLDYTNFGELGEIIKKNWAIFASVFNNVKAVDKIMFNLNTLRNPIAHCSLLAEDEKLRLELSLKDWFRLGE; via the coding sequence ATGTCTTTTGAGGATAAAGTTAAATCTTTTGGCATGACCAATATGCTTTTAGAAGCTGATTTGGATGATGTCGAAAAAAGTTTTGATATTGAGCTACGTGAAAAAAGGGAAAAGAGTGAGCAGGTTAAAGATATAGAGCAAGCCTACGTTCCTCAATTCGAAGAAAATCTTCGTAAAGAAGCTCAATATATGGCAAGAAATTACGAGCTATTTTACTGCTTAGAGAAAACTATTAGGCAACAAATATCTGAATTACTCGAGGCAAGCGAGGAAGCCGATTGGTGGCATGAGAAATATATTCCTCAACATATAGTTGGAGAGGTAAATAAAAGAATTCAAAGAGAGCGAGAAGCCGGAATCACGCCTAGGTCTTTCGACCCTTTGGATTACACTAACTTTGGTGAATTAGGAGAAATAATTAAGAAGAACTGGGCTATATTTGCTAGTGTTTTTAACAATGTAAAAGCTGTCGACAAAATAATGTTCAATTTGAATACCCTCCGAAATCCAATCGCACACTGTAGTCTGTTAGCGGAAGACGAAAAGCTCAGGCTAGAACTAAGTTTGAAGGATTGGTTCCGTTTGGGTGAGTAA
- a CDS encoding NAD(P)/FAD-dependent oxidoreductase, with protein MSKWDVIVIGAGAAGLHCAAHAAKRGKSVLVLDHAKQAGKKILISGGGRCNFTNMSAGPDNFLSSNPHFCKSALSRYTQWDFIGLVAEYGIPYHEKTLGQLFCDDSAKDIVRMLMSECDRYGARVQLRTDIVSVDFDDEYCLDTSRGEYRSDKLVVACGGLSMPKLGATPLGYQIAEQFGHSIVPVRAGLVPFTLQEDDKERFAELSGVAVPVTAEANDGYFREAMLFTHRGVSGPAILQVSSYWQPGEAVTINLLPDLDAYEWLKDQQKQQPKTQLNTVLQAHFPKRMVTALAEHHQWPLSNKLADTSNAQFHTIADNLNRWQLKPNGTEGYRTAEVTLGGINVDEVSSKTMESQKQPGLYFIGEVLDVTGWLGGFNFQWAWSSGFACGSEL; from the coding sequence ATGTCGAAATGGGATGTCATTGTTATCGGTGCCGGAGCGGCAGGGCTTCACTGCGCTGCCCATGCCGCCAAGCGCGGCAAGTCGGTATTAGTGCTTGATCACGCCAAGCAGGCGGGAAAAAAGATACTGATATCCGGCGGCGGCCGCTGTAATTTCACCAACATGTCTGCCGGCCCCGATAACTTTTTATCATCCAACCCCCATTTTTGTAAGTCTGCGCTTAGCCGCTACACCCAGTGGGACTTCATTGGGTTAGTGGCTGAATACGGCATTCCTTACCATGAGAAAACTTTAGGCCAGTTGTTTTGCGACGACTCCGCCAAAGACATCGTGCGTATGCTCATGAGCGAGTGCGACCGCTACGGCGCGCGGGTACAGCTGCGTACGGATATTGTGTCGGTAGACTTTGACGACGAGTATTGCCTAGACACCAGCCGTGGTGAATACCGCAGCGATAAACTGGTGGTTGCCTGTGGCGGGCTTTCCATGCCGAAGCTCGGCGCTACCCCCCTGGGCTATCAAATTGCCGAGCAGTTTGGACACTCGATTGTGCCGGTACGCGCTGGCTTAGTTCCTTTTACCCTGCAAGAAGACGACAAAGAGCGCTTCGCCGAACTTTCCGGCGTTGCGGTGCCAGTAACCGCAGAGGCTAACGACGGCTACTTTCGTGAAGCCATGCTATTTACGCACCGAGGCGTCAGCGGCCCCGCTATTTTGCAGGTATCGTCCTACTGGCAGCCCGGCGAAGCCGTTACTATTAATCTGCTGCCCGACTTAGACGCTTACGAATGGCTGAAAGACCAGCAAAAGCAACAGCCGAAAACTCAACTTAATACGGTTCTGCAAGCGCACTTCCCGAAACGCATGGTGACCGCATTAGCCGAGCACCACCAATGGCCATTAAGCAATAAACTGGCCGATACTTCGAACGCACAGTTCCACACCATAGCCGACAACCTGAACCGCTGGCAGCTAAAACCCAACGGCACCGAAGGCTATCGCACCGCCGAAGTCACCTTAGGCGGCATAAACGTCGACGAAGTCAGCTCTAAAACCATGGAAAGCCAAAAGCAACCGGGTCTGTACTTCATTGGCGAAGTACTGGACGTAACCGGTTGGTTGGGGGGCTTCAATTTCCAGTGGGCGTGGAGTAGCGGTTTTGCTTGTGGGTCGGAGTTGTAA
- a CDS encoding peroxiredoxin, translated as MSQQIKEGDKIPSGSLTSKGELGIQNYDPAEIFAKGTHILFSVPGAFTPTCSEKHLPGYVEHAEALEEAGVLSINCVAVNDAFVMKAWGESLGIGEKVRLLSDGNGAYNQMLGLAMDTGNFGGIRSKRYAMIITDGTVKGLYVEDEKAFEVSKAEYILEQLQQ; from the coding sequence ATGAGTCAGCAAATTAAAGAAGGCGATAAAATTCCATCCGGTTCACTGACCAGCAAAGGTGAGCTTGGCATTCAAAATTACGACCCGGCAGAGATATTTGCTAAGGGCACCCACATATTGTTCTCCGTACCCGGCGCTTTTACTCCGACCTGTTCGGAAAAACACTTGCCCGGTTATGTCGAACACGCGGAAGCACTTGAAGAAGCTGGTGTTTTAAGCATTAACTGCGTGGCCGTAAATGACGCTTTTGTAATGAAAGCCTGGGGCGAGTCATTAGGGATCGGAGAAAAAGTTCGGTTATTGTCAGACGGTAACGGCGCTTATAACCAAATGCTGGGCCTGGCAATGGACACTGGCAACTTTGGCGGTATTCGCTCAAAACGCTATGCCATGATCATTACCGACGGCACCGTTAAAGGCTTATACGTTGAAGACGAAAAAGCCTTTGAAGTCAGCAAAGCCGAATACATACTGGAGCAGTTGCAACAATAA
- a CDS encoding class I SAM-dependent methyltransferase produces MTITARVPVLASSDADIVAARTIAGRWSLPSEARDDDVFQLWLNEGVLALHWLQSPQKMSPLVVDFHQGKAAYRAQNTQLKNEAIAKAVGVTGQFKPSVVDGTAGLGRDAFVLAGLGCNVQLIERHPVVAALLDNGLHRAQLEANDIGEACQRMHLIGTDNLYTGKGFTHEPDVVYLDPMYPKTGKQKAQVKKDMQMFQQLVGSDDDADALLDPALAHAKFRVVVKRPNSAPFLAEREPNSQIKSKKHRFDVYIKRGFNESAN; encoded by the coding sequence ATGACAATCACTGCCCGGGTTCCGGTTCTTGCAAGCAGCGATGCGGACATCGTTGCCGCAAGGACTATTGCCGGGCGTTGGAGTCTCCCTTCAGAAGCCAGAGACGATGATGTTTTTCAACTGTGGTTGAATGAGGGCGTATTAGCTCTGCATTGGCTGCAAAGCCCACAGAAAATGTCACCGTTAGTGGTCGACTTTCATCAGGGAAAAGCGGCGTACCGCGCACAGAACACGCAATTAAAAAACGAAGCCATTGCTAAAGCGGTGGGGGTCACCGGGCAGTTTAAACCATCAGTGGTTGATGGCACTGCCGGTCTCGGCCGAGACGCCTTTGTACTGGCCGGTTTAGGCTGCAACGTGCAGCTTATCGAACGTCATCCGGTGGTCGCTGCGCTGCTCGATAACGGGTTGCACAGAGCTCAGCTAGAGGCTAACGATATTGGCGAAGCCTGTCAGAGAATGCATTTAATAGGCACTGACAACTTATACACCGGCAAAGGCTTCACCCACGAGCCCGACGTGGTGTATTTAGACCCAATGTACCCCAAAACCGGCAAGCAAAAAGCCCAGGTGAAAAAAGACATGCAAATGTTTCAGCAGTTGGTCGGCAGTGACGACGACGCTGACGCGCTGCTGGATCCCGCATTGGCTCACGCTAAATTCCGAGTGGTGGTTAAGCGCCCGAACAGCGCACCTTTTCTGGCAGAGCGTGAACCAAACAGCCAAATTAAGAGTAAAAAGCATCGCTTTGATGTTTACATAAAACGAGGTTTCAATGAGTCAGCAAATTAA
- a CDS encoding GNAT family N-acetyltransferase: MNWYLKSFNDLSLHDLYDLLKLRQEVFVVEQTCPYLDADGADEQALHLYARNSAGEMVAYARLYLATTDTGYSRIGRVITHEKVRRQKLGIELMQRSIDYLEKYAPQASIQVGAQVYLLKFYKSFGFEPISEEYLEDDIPHIDMQRKAAQ, translated from the coding sequence ATGAACTGGTACTTAAAATCATTTAACGACCTTTCGCTGCACGATCTCTACGACTTACTGAAACTTAGGCAAGAGGTTTTCGTCGTTGAACAAACCTGTCCGTATCTGGACGCCGACGGTGCCGACGAACAAGCCTTACATTTATACGCTCGCAACAGCGCCGGAGAGATGGTTGCCTACGCCCGACTTTACCTCGCCACTACCGATACCGGTTATTCCCGTATTGGTCGTGTCATAACGCACGAGAAAGTGCGCCGCCAAAAGCTCGGCATTGAGCTAATGCAACGCAGCATCGACTATCTTGAGAAATATGCGCCCCAAGCGTCCATTCAAGTGGGTGCGCAGGTATATCTGCTAAAATTCTACAAAAGCTTCGGTTTTGAACCGATTAGCGAAGAGTATCTGGAAGACGATATTCCACACATTGATATGCAACGAAAGGCTGCCCAATGA
- a CDS encoding Dam family site-specific DNA-(adenine-N6)-methyltransferase has product MKKNRAFLKWAGGKYSLIEPISARLPQGKKLIEPFVGAGSVFLNTDYDSYLLNDINQDLITLYQFVKRRPKTFIQDARKLFVERNNQPDAYYALRAAFNASSDPYYRSLLFLYMNRHGYNGLCRYNSKGIFNVPFGDYRKPYFPEKELEHFAEKARKAKFICRPFEQVFRRARQGDVIYCDPPYAPLVQASNFTSYATGGFGLTDQHELARRAAQVAKKRDIPVLISNHDTELTRALYKQADISSLSVSRSISQKGDGRKPVTELLALYNTEPATSNVVSLNKTLKKVGT; this is encoded by the coding sequence ATGAAGAAGAATCGGGCATTTTTAAAATGGGCAGGCGGTAAGTACTCACTTATCGAGCCAATATCAGCACGCTTGCCGCAAGGTAAAAAGCTCATTGAGCCCTTTGTGGGGGCCGGCTCCGTGTTTCTGAACACGGACTATGACAGTTACCTGCTGAACGACATTAACCAAGACCTAATTACCCTGTATCAGTTTGTGAAGCGTCGCCCTAAAACCTTTATTCAGGACGCCCGCAAGCTTTTTGTTGAGCGCAATAACCAGCCCGACGCTTACTACGCGCTGCGCGCCGCGTTTAATGCCAGCAGTGACCCGTATTATCGTTCTTTGCTGTTTTTGTATATGAACCGACATGGTTATAACGGTTTATGCCGCTATAACAGCAAAGGCATTTTCAACGTTCCTTTCGGTGACTATCGAAAACCGTATTTTCCGGAAAAAGAACTCGAGCATTTTGCGGAAAAAGCCCGCAAAGCCAAATTTATTTGTAGACCGTTCGAGCAAGTATTCCGCCGCGCACGTCAGGGCGACGTTATTTATTGCGACCCGCCGTATGCGCCGTTAGTGCAGGCCTCTAACTTTACCAGTTACGCGACCGGTGGTTTTGGGCTTACCGACCAACACGAGCTCGCACGCCGCGCAGCGCAGGTAGCCAAAAAGCGTGATATTCCGGTACTCATTAGCAACCACGACACCGAACTGACACGAGCACTATACAAACAGGCGGATATTAGCAGCTTGTCGGTGTCGCGCAGTATCAGCCAAAAAGGTGACGGTCGAAAACCTGTCACAGAGCTGCTGGCCCTCTATAATACCGAGCCCGCAACCAGCAACGTTGTTTCTCTTAATAAAACATTGAAGAAAGTTGGCACATGA